Genomic DNA from Paenibacillus sp. MBLB1832:
AGTTCGCTGACCGAAATACCTGTGATGTAGGAAAGAAAGGATGGATACAGCGGCAAACAGCAAGGCGAAATGAATGAAGCAATTCCCGCCCAGAGGGCGATCCATAAGTTAACAGAATCCATGACGTTATACCCTCAGTCCTCTTTTTAAAATAATACCGATCAAAATGGCAATAAGGCTTAGTACGACCGTTCCTCCTGGGGCCAAATCCCAAATACCTGCAACGACAAGACCGAAGATAACAGCAATTTCCGAGAATAAAATGGCCAAGAATACCGAATGCTTAAAGCTTCGGGCGATCAGCAAGCTGCAAGCAACTGGAATCGTTAATAGCGAAGATACCAGGAGGGCTCCTACTATTTTAATCGCAACCGAAATCACCAACGCCGTAAGCATTATAATCATCATATTATAAAATTTCAAAGGAAGTCCACTTACGCTCGCTGCATCTTCATCAAAAAACATGAGGAAAAACTCTTTGAAATGGATCACAATCACACCTACGACGAGTAAACATACGATCAGAACCACCCACAAGTCGGTGGAATCCAGCGTATAAATACTGCCAAACAAGTAGCTCATCACGTTCATATTAAAGCCTTTGCCTAACGTAAAAAGCAACGTAGCAAGCGCAACACCGCCTGACATGATGATGGCGATGGATAGCTCTGCATAGGTTTTATAGGCTTTACGCAAATGCTCAATGGCGAACGAAGCCAATAGTGCAAATACTAAGCCAACACCTAACGGATATACGTTGATTAAAAATCCAAGTGCTACACCAGCGATGGAAACGTGCGCAAGCGTGTCGCCGATCATAGATAGTCTTCTCAGTACTAAAAATACGCCCATTAATGGCGCCGTGAGCCCAATCAGTATACCGCCGATTAATGCTCGTTGAAAAAAATACTCTGAAAATATGTCCAACATGTCCGCTCCTTAAAGTTTCCCAATGGAAAACTAACTTTCGTAAGCTTATTGTACAACAATCATTTCACGAATTTGATCTAACGAGTGTGTCAAATTCGTTTCACGGCAATCCTCTGGATCATGCGTATGCTTTACGTAAAACTTGATGCCGCCTTTTACTTGCTTTGGCTCCGTTCCCAAATAGGATTGAATCATATCCATATCATGAGAGACCATAATAAAGGTCATATGATGATGGAGATGCATGTGCTTGATCATTCGGAAGAAACCAATTTGCGTTTCGACGTCAATCCCCACCGTCGGCTCATCCAGGATGAGCAGCTCTGGGTTGTTCACGATCGCACGTGCTAGAAACGCGCGCTGCTGCTGGCCGCCTGACAGTTGGCCGATACGGCGATCTGCCAGATCTTCGATACGCATGGCAAGCATGGCATCTTCTGCCTTTTTGAGCTCATCTTTGGTGAGCCTGCGATACACGCGTTTCTTATTGTACATCCCCGATAGAACAACTTCTCGAACGGTAGCTGGGAACAGTGGATTAAAAGAGTTCTTCTGAGGCACATACCCAATGCGTTCCCAATCCTTGAACTGACTCAACGGACGATCAAAAAGGCGTATTTCACCCTTCGTAGGCTTGAGCAGCCCTACAAGCATTTTGAGCAGTGTCGTTTTTCCCGCTCCATTAGAACCGATCACACCCACAAAATCGCGCTCAAGCACATCGAATTGCAGCTGATCAATGACCGTTTTGTTCTCATAAGAAAAGGAAACATGATCGATCGACACAATCCGTTGATGACATAAATTTCTATTGTTCATCTCCATCTGCTAACTCCTGACTCACCAAAAATTGAACGCTAGGTTTATTGTAAAGACATAACTAAGTTTTTTAAGTTTTTATCCATAATCGAAATGTAATCCTCGCCA
This window encodes:
- a CDS encoding metal ABC transporter permease yields the protein MDIFSEYFFQRALIGGILIGLTAPLMGVFLVLRRLSMIGDTLAHVSIAGVALGFLINVYPLGVGLVFALLASFAIEHLRKAYKTYAELSIAIIMSGGVALATLLFTLGKGFNMNVMSYLFGSIYTLDSTDLWVVLIVCLLVVGVIVIHFKEFFLMFFDEDAASVSGLPLKFYNMMIIMLTALVISVAIKIVGALLVSSLLTIPVACSLLIARSFKHSVFLAILFSEIAVIFGLVVAGIWDLAPGGTVVLSLIAILIGIILKRGLRV
- a CDS encoding metal ABC transporter ATP-binding protein, translated to MEMNNRNLCHQRIVSIDHVSFSYENKTVIDQLQFDVLERDFVGVIGSNGAGKTTLLKMLVGLLKPTKGEIRLFDRPLSQFKDWERIGYVPQKNSFNPLFPATVREVVLSGMYNKKRVYRRLTKDELKKAEDAMLAMRIEDLADRRIGQLSGGQQQRAFLARAIVNNPELLILDEPTVGIDVETQIGFFRMIKHMHLHHHMTFIMVSHDMDMIQSYLGTEPKQVKGGIKFYVKHTHDPEDCRETNLTHSLDQIREMIVVQ